The genomic region aaaaaggaatatgaaGGCAATTATTTGGGCTGtagttcttttatttttactggACCGCCCAGTGGTTCCCAATTTAGGGGTTGGGGCCCACAAAAAGGGTCAGTGTCCAAATTGAAGACTTTTTGTATTTTGCCTATAACGAATAACATATTAATAGGTATTTCTCAGAAACCTAAGAAATTATTTAGCTTCACAAAATTATGTATATAACCTTATTCtcatctttgctttttttttctcgcaaaTGTATGGATAATTTAAGGCATTTCAGCCTATTAattaagggttagggttatggttAAGAAATCAGTCATTGTTTAAACTGGTGACAACTAGTACACATATGCAACCACCTGGGGTGAACCTCGAGTAGAAAAGGGGTGTTTTAAGGAAAATCAAACCAAAGAGGTTGGACCATCATAGCACAACTGAATGATAACATAATTTCTCATAgcatattctttttaaatagaagaaaaaaatagtaGAAGACCTGAGAAATTGTATTCTCTAGTATTGTAAATATTCTTTATCTATCTAGATATTATCATTAAAAAGTAATACTTGCTGACTTGTTGAGGGTATTAAGGATATGTGGGTGAACTGAAATTTATGAATCATGGgatcaaatgagaaaaaaaaacatcaacacaatcAAGGCTATtaaaacatcttgttttttaataaagcaaAACCTTTCATCTGTTACTCTTGGGTAATAAAACAGAACTACTTGTGTCGAAGTGAAATGTTGAGCTTCAACCATAATTCAGACCTGAAAGTCAAAATATATGGAGTTGTCAACCGATTTATTTACATGGTCATCCACTACAAAAATAGTACACACAAATCTAAATGGttgctctcctcttcttcatcggGCATCAAAGACAACCACTGAAAGCCAAGAGTCAAGGTAATGTACAGGTATAGTTCTCAGttcataaaatatatacaaatattgtgCCGTCAcagaacatttcatttaaaggaTACATCTCTTGGTTCTCTTCTTGTACATGATCCTGTAACCACACTCTCTGCATCGGATTGGATCACGGGCCTTAATTTCATTTTCTGTGTGACATTCtgcaaataataaaagaatattacaaaaaaaatattcttgtATTCAATtactattagtagtagtactattaGCTAGAAGATAATCGTTATGAGCTTATTGCAGATGAGTCAATGTCAGAATACATTTCGGCTGATAGGTTACAAGAAAATTTCAGTACAGGAATACGTGTCTCTATTACATAAGTTTCTCCACCAGAAATACAAGATGAATGCATCTTGGTCACATTTAtcaaaaaccaacaacaacacataaacCATCCAAGGGATTCTTACAGATTTGTTTGTTATGCGGttgtgtaaacatttttttttttttaaatcactgtttTAAACTCGGTTGGTTAATGTGAACACGTTATATACTTTCTTTTATAAATGTGAATCATGTATTACTACTTATTTAGAGACCAGTGATTTTAGTTCAAGTTACATTGGAAGATTCATAAATATTCAAGTAAAAATAGATGTGTGGGAACTGTTATTTGTAATGTGATATGATGATTTTAGTTTGTCAATTTTACATGAAGTGGCTCAACAAAATcctgcaacattttaaaaaatattgttgtttgtttaaccTTTATGTGggttcacttttcttttgttgattttgtttttttagttaaGGTTACATCATATCTATACGGTATCAGTTCTGGCAGtgaatttattattttgttgtcgACATGAAGCTCCGActattgtaaaatgtatatgTGGATGTATATCTTTTGACTGTATGCTGTCCTACAGAAAAGGGTTACATCAATTGTGTGGTGTCTTGTAATCCAGTGCGGTCTGAGCAGAGCTGCATGCATGACACAATACTAAACAAttgattaattaaatgtataaaaacatgCTATTTGGAGCACACGGTATACATTCATGACCgtgggaactgaataatattcAATGAAAAAGCAGCAGCACCATTACAGTACAAACATAACTACTGTTCTACTAGAACTGTGTGTAATTATATTGTCGTATGTGTTAACACAAATAGTAATAATGTGCAGCTGTACTGGCAGTGATAGAAGATGTAAAGCAGCAGTTAGCCATAGCACATTAGTTATGGTACATTAGCATCGTTAGCAGctgcacaataaacacaaacactatatataatgtaatgatACCTCCACATATGTAGATCATAGGCTGTTGTTTGGGCGGTTGCACATCTTTTTGTGGATCCATGTTGCTTCTCTATAAAAGACAGAAGAAGCCatgttgacaccatcacatctGTATCGGtacagcatgctaacacacagaaacagcatGTTGTGTCCCGTTACCGACATGACCCGTATAAAGCTGGAGGCACCGTGAACAACACATGTCTTTCAGAAGCCTTAACTTCTGTATGGATATAGGAAATCTAAAATGCACGAAAGGTGGCGGTAAAAATAAGACTCACCGTTTTCACACGATAGGTTAAATGTTTACCTCCCTTTTCACATCACACACTGCCGCTTGCGCACATGCGTACAAGCGTCGTCCACCTCCGAGCAAACTGTCTCGCGATTGGTCAGAGATACCGCGTCACGTTTAGCGTAATCTTTCCCTTTATGCCAAACAACGCACATCATATATATGACAGATTCCATAGtattaaatgttgtttgttgtgtatttattacagattattcattgtttctatgtttctaagGACATAAATTGTCCCGTGTTTGTGTTCCACTCCGGTCCCACAGAGGGCGCTCTC from Cyclopterus lumpus isolate fCycLum1 chromosome 11, fCycLum1.pri, whole genome shotgun sequence harbors:
- the polr2k gene encoding DNA-directed RNA polymerases I, II, and III subunit RPABC4 gives rise to the protein MDPQKDVQPPKQQPMIYICGECHTENEIKARDPIRCRECGYRIMYKKRTKRLVVFDAR